Proteins co-encoded in one Corynebacterium tuberculostearicum genomic window:
- the whiA gene encoding DNA-binding protein WhiA: MTEQVKEELTAVVVPRQSARAAELAAILRFAGELDISGDNMSYELALESHAIARRVITALDDLYGIAADSHFVGPAGTTKKSRVTVRISTGAKELTRRLGLITRSGHAVVGLPPQVISGTVADSEAAWRGAFLAHGSLTEPGRSSALEVTCPCQEAALALVGCARRLGISAKTKETRGEDRVVVRDGDAIGALLTRMGAQETRLSWEKKRVKREAHDTSRRLDNFDDANLRRSARAAVTAAARVERAMEILGDDVPEHLADAGRLRVQHREASLEELGRLAEPPMTKDAVAGRIRRLLSMADKRAKELDIPDTNQAITEDLFNES; encoded by the coding sequence TTGACCGAGCAGGTCAAAGAAGAACTAACGGCTGTCGTCGTGCCGCGCCAGTCCGCTCGTGCTGCAGAATTAGCGGCAATTTTGCGTTTTGCCGGCGAGCTGGATATTTCCGGTGACAACATGTCTTATGAACTGGCGCTGGAAAGCCACGCCATTGCTCGCCGCGTGATCACTGCACTAGATGATCTCTATGGGATTGCCGCTGATAGTCACTTTGTTGGCCCTGCAGGAACCACGAAGAAAAGTCGTGTTACCGTACGAATTTCCACTGGGGCGAAAGAGCTGACACGCCGCCTAGGACTCATCACCCGTTCCGGCCACGCAGTCGTAGGGCTGCCGCCACAAGTAATTTCCGGCACTGTTGCTGATAGTGAGGCAGCGTGGCGGGGCGCCTTTTTGGCGCACGGCAGCCTTACTGAGCCTGGGCGTTCCTCCGCGCTGGAGGTAACGTGCCCGTGCCAGGAAGCCGCGTTGGCGCTGGTGGGGTGTGCTCGTCGCTTAGGCATTTCCGCCAAAACCAAGGAGACGCGCGGCGAGGACCGCGTAGTCGTGCGAGATGGCGATGCCATCGGGGCGCTACTGACCCGGATGGGCGCGCAAGAAACACGATTGAGCTGGGAGAAAAAGCGCGTGAAGCGGGAGGCTCATGATACGTCTCGGCGCTTGGATAATTTTGATGATGCCAACCTCCGCCGCTCGGCCCGTGCGGCAGTAACGGCTGCGGCGCGCGTCGAGCGGGCTATGGAGATTCTCGGTGATGACGTTCCTGAGCACCTCGCAGATGCGGGGCGCCTCCGAGTACAGCATCGGGAGGCCTCGCTAGAGGAACTCGGCCGCTTGGCTGAACCACCCATGACCAAGGATGCGGTGGCTGGCCGCATTCGTCGCCTGTTGTCTATGGCTGATAAGCGCGCGAAGGAACTTGATATCCCCGATACCAACCAGGCTATTACGGAGGATCTTTTCAACGAGTCTTAA